A region of Procambarus clarkii isolate CNS0578487 chromosome 48, FALCON_Pclarkii_2.0, whole genome shotgun sequence DNA encodes the following proteins:
- the LOC138351090 gene encoding uncharacterized protein yields the protein METNFANKLSELGAPEENVYVNTPPPSTRELLKKCFFDTVHCDTVSETDNTVSETDNTVSETDNTVSETDNTVSETDNTVSETDNTVSETDNTVSETDNTVSETDNTVSGTDNTVSETDNTVSETDNTVSETDNTVSGTDNTVSETDNTVSETDNTVSETDNTVSETDNTVSGTDNTVSETDNTVSETDNTVSGTDNTVSETDNTVSETDNTVSGTDNTVSETDNTVSETDNTVSETDNTVSGTDNTVSGTDNTVSETDNTVSETDNTVSETDNTVSETDNTVSGTDVDQHLRQGLAKHQ from the coding sequence ATGGAAACGAACTTTGCGAACAAACTATCCGAATTGGGAGCACCTGAAGAGAATGTATATGTTAATACCCCCCCACCAAGCACCAGAGAACTGCTAAAAAAGTGCTTTTTTGACACTGTACACTGTGACACTGTATCCGAGACAGATAACACTGTATCCGAGACAGATAACACTGTATCCGAGACAGATAACACTGTATCCGAGACAGATAACACTGTATCCGAGACAGATAACACTGTATCCGAGACAGATAACACTGTATCCGAGACAGATAACACTGTATCCGAGACAGATAACACTGTATCCGAGACAGATAACACTGTATCCGGGACAGATAACACTGTATCCGAGACAGATAACACTGTATCCGAGACAGATAATACTGTATCCGAGACAGATAACACTGTATCCGGGACAGATAACACTGTATCCGAGACAGATAACACTGTATCCGAGACAGATAACACTGTATCCGAGACAGATAACACTGTATCCGAGACAGATAACACTGTATCCGGGACAGATAACACTGTATCCGAGACAGATAACACTGTATCCGAGACAGATAACACTGTATCCGGGACAGATAACACTGTATCCGAGACAGATAACACTGTATCCGAGACAGATAACACTGTATCCGGGACAGATAACACTGTATCCGAGACAGATAACACTGTATCCGAGACAGATAACACTGTATCCGAGACAGATAACACTGTATCCGGGACAGATAACACTGTATCCGGGACAGATAACACTGTATCCGAGACAGATAACACTGTATCCGAGACAGATAACACTGTATCCGAGACAGATAACACTGTATCCGAGACAGATAACACTGTATCCGGGACAGATGTCGACCAACACCTGCGTCAAGGATTGGCAAAACACCAGTGA
- the LOC123764680 gene encoding pro-resilin-like: MKVMYISGPGEYEAHVKLTFLLTLLTTGLGGTSLGLHGGIFHAGIQHGGAYGGIPGGGIHHGGVHHGEIHHGGVIHGGPVYHDVYHNAPAHYNFAYGVQDDFSGTNFGHSESRDGYKTEGKYFVNLPDGRIQTVKYYADEHGYHPEVSYEGVARYHLPGPGYGGYH, translated from the exons ATGAAGGTGATGTACATAAGTGGGCCAGGAGAGTATGAGGCTCACGtgaag CTGACCTTCCTACTGACCCTCCTCACTACTGGCCTCGGTGGCACCTCTCTGGGCCTCCACGGTGGCATCTTTCACGCTGGCATCCAACATGGCGGCGCATATGGTGGGATTCCTGGCGGCGGCATCCACCACGGTGGAGTCCATCACGGTGAAATCCACCATGGCGGTGTTATCCACGGCGGCCCAGTCTACCATGACGTCTATCACAAC GCTCCAGCTCACTATAACTTCGCTTACGGTGTCCAAGACGACTTCTCCGGCACCAACTTCGGTCACAGTGAGTCCCGGGACGGCTACAAGACAGAAGGGAAGTACTTCGTCAATCTTCCCGACGGTCGCATCCAGACGGTCAAGTACTACGCGGACGAGCACGGCTACCACCCGGAGGTCTCCTACGAGGGCGTCGCCCGCTACCACCTCCCTGGACCCGGCTACGGTGGCTACCACTAG